A single genomic interval of Mycolicibacterium holsaticum DSM 44478 = JCM 12374 harbors:
- a CDS encoding universal stress protein: MDTFRLTTAFLVVWLLTGAITGIWLARRGHDLRWIPIALMLGPIFVPIALELADRGGPRRASPSDPSERSAPTAPRILVGLDGSAQAAAALDAATRLFAGTGEFVLAEVVPYEAAEDPERTGITSAKERLTSIAADVEPAATPPRHEVLVGAPAEALAHFARQLDADVVVVGRRGRGLTRALIGSVSSYLLEHSPVPVLVVDSTKKR; encoded by the coding sequence ATGGACACATTCCGTCTCACCACCGCGTTCCTGGTGGTTTGGCTCCTCACCGGTGCGATCACCGGAATTTGGCTGGCTCGACGGGGCCACGACCTCCGCTGGATTCCGATCGCCCTGATGCTCGGCCCGATCTTCGTGCCGATCGCGTTGGAACTCGCGGATCGCGGCGGGCCGCGCCGCGCCTCTCCCAGTGACCCAAGTGAGCGGTCGGCGCCCACCGCGCCACGAATCCTCGTGGGCTTAGACGGATCAGCTCAAGCGGCCGCGGCGCTCGACGCGGCGACGCGTTTGTTCGCCGGCACAGGTGAGTTCGTTCTCGCCGAGGTCGTCCCGTACGAGGCGGCAGAGGATCCCGAACGAACGGGTATCACCTCGGCCAAGGAACGACTGACCTCCATCGCAGCCGACGTCGAACCGGCAGCCACCCCGCCACGGCACGAAGTGCTCGTCGGTGCCCCCGCAGAAGCGTTGGCCCACTTCGCCAGACAGCTCGACGCCGACGTCGTTGTCGTCGGCCGCCGCGGCCGGGGCCTCACCCGCGCGCTGATCGGCAGCGTCTCCTCCTACCTGCTCGAGCATTCCCCGGTGCCGGTGCTCGTCGTGGACTCGACCAAGAAGCGGTGA
- a CDS encoding ferritin-like domain-containing protein, whose product MTTATETTLLRQLRTMLDLTHTEIQVAETRVAQARTEAVRRELTENAENGRIRAEGIEKAIRDLGGFPDTVGPFLGRAAAAVKALTEQAQPFDEALLGDLALEDQLLDRARYIKALAVSAKHPDIQGLADRLITAHSATVNWLTTVLAEDALGGPAALQRTPMQAAAGTAVKLVNLPGQWSAQSVERVAELVRSAGPAVEDLRQRAQRASEITLKALGASRDGALKRAEDVVRREGADEAADRLHKARAEGGVVDADELPIEGYDELNQTDAVAEVKELDDPSDIRTIIAYEEMHKNRQRVVSAAQTRLAAIAQEVVGLS is encoded by the coding sequence ATGACTACCGCTACTGAAACCACCTTGCTCCGGCAGTTACGCACGATGCTGGACCTGACCCACACCGAGATCCAGGTCGCCGAGACCCGCGTCGCGCAGGCCAGGACCGAGGCCGTGCGCCGTGAGCTCACCGAGAACGCCGAGAACGGCCGCATCCGCGCCGAGGGGATCGAGAAGGCGATCCGCGACCTGGGCGGTTTCCCCGATACCGTCGGCCCGTTTCTGGGCCGCGCCGCCGCGGCGGTGAAGGCGCTGACCGAGCAGGCGCAGCCGTTCGACGAGGCGCTGCTCGGCGACCTGGCGCTGGAGGATCAGCTGCTGGACCGCGCACGCTACATCAAGGCGCTGGCGGTCTCGGCCAAGCATCCCGACATCCAGGGGTTGGCCGACCGGCTGATCACCGCGCACTCGGCGACGGTGAACTGGTTGACCACGGTGTTGGCTGAAGACGCGCTCGGTGGACCGGCCGCGCTGCAGCGCACCCCGATGCAGGCCGCCGCGGGCACCGCGGTGAAGCTGGTGAACCTGCCCGGCCAGTGGTCGGCGCAGTCGGTCGAGCGGGTCGCCGAGCTGGTGCGCTCCGCCGGCCCGGCCGTCGAGGATCTGCGCCAGCGCGCCCAGCGTGCCAGCGAGATCACCCTGAAGGCGCTCGGCGCCTCGCGTGACGGCGCGCTGAAGCGGGCCGAGGACGTGGTCCGTCGCGAGGGCGCCGACGAGGCGGCCGACCGGCTGCACAAGGCGCGCGCCGAGGGCGGTGTCGTCGACGCCGACGAGCTGCCGATCGAGGGCTACGACGAGCTCAACCAGACCGACGCGGTGGCCGAGGTCAAGGAACTCGACGATCCGAGCGACATCCGCACGATCATCGCCTACGAGGAGATGCACAAGAACCGTCAGCGGGTGGTGTCGGCGGCGCAGACGCGCCTGGCCGCCATCGCGCAGGAGGTCGTCGGCCTCAGCTGA
- a CDS encoding pyridoxamine 5'-phosphate oxidase family protein, with protein MGKNERAKIVMSDDEIAEYLERSRTATLATLMPDGRPHLVAMWYGVLDGEIWFETKAKSQKAVNLRRNPTVTVMIEDGHTYDTLRGVSIEGRAEIVDDPDTNLRVGISVWERYTGPYSEEMRPFVDQMMRNRICVRVVPSRTRSWDHRKLGMPEMPLGGTTAQYLG; from the coding sequence GTGGGCAAGAACGAACGCGCGAAGATCGTCATGTCCGACGACGAGATCGCCGAATACCTCGAGCGCAGTAGAACCGCCACCCTCGCCACGCTGATGCCCGACGGACGGCCGCACCTGGTCGCCATGTGGTACGGCGTGCTCGACGGGGAGATCTGGTTCGAGACCAAGGCCAAATCACAGAAGGCCGTCAACCTGCGTCGCAACCCGACGGTGACCGTGATGATCGAGGACGGCCACACCTACGACACCCTGCGCGGCGTCTCGATCGAGGGCCGGGCCGAGATCGTCGACGACCCGGACACCAATCTGCGCGTGGGCATCAGCGTATGGGAGCGCTACACGGGGCCCTACTCGGAGGAGATGCGTCCCTTCGTCGATCAGATGATGCGCAACCGTATCTGCGTGCGGGTGGTGCCCAGCCGCACCCGCAGCTGGGACCACCGCAAGCTCGGCATGCCCGAGATGCCGCTCGGCGGCACCACCGCACAGTACCTAGGTTGA
- a CDS encoding zinc-dependent alcohol dehydrogenase family protein, producing MTDPMKAVVLTRFGGVDAFEVRDVAVPQVEPRQVRVRVHATAVNPLDYQIRRGDYADQVPLPAIIGHDISGVVEEVGSHVTEFRAGDAVYYTPRIFGGPGSYAEQHVADVELVGRKPENLSHLEAASLTLVGGTVWESLVTRAQLTVAETILIHGGAGGVGTIAIQVAKAIGARVITTARAGDHEFVRALGADAAIDYASTDYVDAVAELTRGKGVDVVFDTIGGDALTRSPHTLADSGRVVSIVDLAEPQNLIEAWGKNAAYHFVFTRQNRGKLDALTTLVERGLVKPVIGATLPLARMGEAHELLENRRSYALRGKVAIDVAGETVAIRPRIS from the coding sequence ATGACTGATCCGATGAAGGCCGTCGTGCTCACCCGTTTCGGAGGAGTCGATGCCTTCGAGGTGCGCGACGTCGCCGTACCGCAGGTCGAACCTCGCCAGGTGCGGGTGCGCGTCCACGCGACCGCCGTCAACCCGCTCGACTATCAGATCCGCCGCGGCGACTACGCGGATCAGGTTCCGCTGCCGGCGATCATCGGGCACGACATCTCCGGCGTGGTCGAGGAAGTCGGATCCCACGTGACCGAGTTCCGCGCCGGCGATGCGGTGTACTACACACCACGGATCTTCGGTGGTCCCGGTTCCTACGCCGAGCAGCACGTCGCCGACGTCGAGCTCGTCGGCCGGAAGCCGGAGAACCTCAGTCACCTGGAGGCGGCGAGCCTGACTCTCGTCGGCGGAACCGTCTGGGAGTCTCTGGTGACGCGCGCTCAGCTCACCGTCGCGGAGACCATCCTCATCCATGGCGGCGCGGGCGGTGTCGGCACGATCGCCATCCAGGTCGCGAAGGCGATCGGCGCGCGGGTGATCACTACCGCGAGAGCCGGCGACCATGAGTTTGTGCGCGCTCTCGGAGCGGACGCGGCCATCGACTACGCGTCGACCGATTACGTCGATGCCGTGGCCGAGCTGACGCGAGGCAAGGGCGTCGACGTCGTCTTCGACACGATCGGTGGTGATGCGCTCACCCGAAGCCCGCACACGCTAGCCGACTCCGGACGCGTCGTCAGCATCGTCGACCTCGCGGAGCCGCAGAACCTCATCGAGGCGTGGGGCAAGAACGCCGCCTATCACTTCGTCTTCACCCGACAGAACCGAGGGAAGCTGGACGCGCTCACCACGCTGGTCGAGCGTGGCCTCGTCAAGCCGGTCATCGGCGCGACTCTTCCGCTCGCTCGCATGGGCGAGGCTCACGAACTCCTGGAGAACAGGCGCTCGTATGCACTGCGCGGCAAGGTCGCGATCGATGTGGCGGGCGAAACTGTCGCGATTCGCCCTCGCATCTCGTAG
- a CDS encoding cytochrome C oxidase subunit IV family protein — protein MTAYLRHPLTVVWAVLTAVTVASWLTARDGGQAHHINATVTVVVLLIAAVKTQLVIWHFMEVRQAPAWLKVTTNGWLVVVFGLLLGFYFAAL, from the coding sequence GTGACGGCCTATCTTCGCCATCCGCTGACCGTCGTGTGGGCGGTGCTCACCGCGGTGACGGTGGCGTCGTGGCTGACTGCCCGGGACGGCGGCCAGGCACACCACATCAACGCCACGGTCACCGTCGTCGTCCTGCTGATCGCGGCGGTCAAGACCCAGTTGGTGATATGGCATTTCATGGAGGTGCGCCAGGCGCCCGCCTGGCTCAAGGTCACCACGAACGGATGGTTGGTCGTGGTCTTCGGGCTGCTGCTGGGTTTCTACTTCGCTGCGCTGTAG
- a CDS encoding cytochrome c oxidase subunit 3, whose product MTEVTTVPSPSGLGSRKSLVRSHLPGESSMWFFVIGDLIIFGVYFVVYMYYRGQHQELFLASQAKLNYNIGAVNTVVLLTSSLFVALGTSAARAGKATDAYRLFCLALAGGAAFPVLKAFEYIPEITAGLTPGTNLFFMFYYVMTGMHLCHVFLGLVILYFVARSLQGPAAPRMSLVETGATYWHMVDLLWLVLFALLYLMR is encoded by the coding sequence ATGACCGAGGTCACCACGGTCCCGAGCCCGAGCGGACTCGGGTCGCGAAAATCGCTGGTGCGCAGCCATCTTCCCGGTGAGTCGAGCATGTGGTTCTTCGTCATCGGCGACCTGATCATCTTCGGCGTGTACTTCGTGGTCTACATGTACTACCGCGGTCAGCACCAGGAGCTGTTCCTGGCCAGCCAGGCGAAGCTGAACTACAACATCGGTGCGGTCAATACCGTTGTGCTGCTGACCAGTTCGCTGTTCGTCGCGCTCGGCACGTCGGCGGCCCGCGCCGGCAAGGCCACCGATGCCTACCGGCTGTTCTGTCTCGCGCTGGCCGGCGGCGCGGCCTTCCCGGTGCTCAAGGCGTTCGAGTACATCCCGGAGATCACCGCCGGTTTGACGCCGGGAACCAACCTGTTCTTCATGTTCTACTACGTGATGACGGGCATGCACCTGTGCCATGTGTTCCTCGGGCTGGTGATCCTGTACTTCGTCGCGCGCAGCCTTCAAGGCCCAGCCGCACCCCGAATGTCGCTGGTGGAGACCGGTGCAACGTACTGGCACATGGTCGACCTGTTATGGCTCGTGCTGTTCGCGCTGCTCTACCTGATGAGGTGA
- a CDS encoding nitroreductase family deazaflavin-dependent oxidoreductase — protein MDPNNKPKQLNSPFVTTVMKYAGKAHVWVYRRTGGKIGANWRVGAGFTKPVPTLLLEHTGRKSGRQLVSPLVFINDGDDVIVVASQGGRDTDPQWYRNLVANPDAHIEIGSQRRAVRAVTATPEQRARLWPKLVEAYADFDTYQAWADREIPVIILQPR, from the coding sequence ATGGATCCCAACAACAAACCCAAGCAGCTGAACTCGCCGTTCGTCACCACCGTGATGAAATACGCGGGCAAGGCGCACGTGTGGGTGTATCGCCGCACCGGCGGAAAGATCGGCGCCAACTGGCGGGTCGGCGCGGGGTTCACGAAGCCGGTGCCGACGCTGCTGCTCGAACACACCGGCCGCAAGTCCGGCAGGCAGTTGGTGTCGCCGCTGGTGTTCATCAACGACGGTGACGACGTGATCGTCGTGGCCTCCCAGGGCGGGCGCGACACCGATCCGCAGTGGTACCGCAACCTGGTCGCCAACCCCGACGCCCACATCGAGATCGGTTCGCAGCGCCGAGCGGTGCGCGCAGTGACCGCGACGCCCGAGCAGCGGGCGCGGCTGTGGCCGAAGCTGGTCGAGGCGTACGCGGACTTCGACACCTATCAGGCCTGGGCCGATCGCGAGATCCCGGTGATCATCCTGCAGCCGCGCTGA
- a CDS encoding DUF7373 family lipoprotein translates to MRQPLLVVLFAIAMLSAGCSSVVAGTPMKATGAQGALDFDRLDVGAYPTEPSKPLGVAGDPLRGMVIEAQRMANHVIGPWEVDPALTDWFGFGAMVLPKAQALALIGPGELGVVAGRHNFINGFATARTEKDEKLLLNAVLRFPDDEAATAAATALGESAMQQQGADGPAQTVTIPGHSDAKANTYTAIDRQAGKRYAVRSFVAHGPYVLMQLAQSADSADQAGELVAKTLDLQGPEIDRFRATDPSEFADISIDPTGLLARVIPLQTPDPMLTKDTTYERRGALHFQSDPTRSAKLFDDTGTDLVAMAKASVYEAKDAAGAKSVVDEFYDEVSPKAKPANPVRNMPDSRCMQLEDRSFYCLATADHYAIEAAGPNLLDAQQLTAAQYVMLLS, encoded by the coding sequence ATGCGCCAGCCACTTCTTGTAGTCCTGTTTGCAATCGCGATGCTGTCGGCGGGGTGCAGTTCGGTGGTCGCCGGAACCCCGATGAAGGCGACGGGCGCGCAGGGCGCACTCGACTTCGATCGGCTCGACGTCGGCGCGTACCCGACCGAACCCAGTAAGCCGCTCGGCGTGGCGGGGGACCCGCTGCGCGGCATGGTCATCGAAGCGCAGCGCATGGCCAACCACGTCATCGGGCCGTGGGAGGTGGACCCGGCGCTGACGGACTGGTTCGGGTTCGGCGCCATGGTGCTGCCCAAGGCCCAGGCACTCGCGCTGATCGGTCCCGGCGAGCTCGGCGTGGTGGCGGGCCGGCACAACTTCATCAACGGGTTCGCGACGGCCCGCACCGAAAAGGACGAGAAGCTGTTGTTGAACGCGGTCCTGCGGTTCCCCGACGACGAAGCGGCGACCGCCGCGGCAACAGCCCTCGGCGAGTCGGCGATGCAGCAGCAGGGCGCCGACGGACCGGCGCAGACGGTGACCATCCCCGGACATTCCGACGCCAAGGCCAACACCTACACCGCGATCGATCGCCAGGCCGGCAAACGGTACGCGGTGCGCTCGTTCGTCGCCCATGGCCCGTACGTGCTGATGCAGCTCGCGCAATCGGCCGATAGCGCCGATCAGGCCGGTGAGCTGGTCGCCAAGACACTGGACCTGCAGGGCCCCGAGATCGACCGCTTCCGTGCCACCGACCCCTCCGAGTTCGCCGACATCAGCATCGATCCGACCGGCTTGCTGGCGCGGGTGATTCCGCTGCAGACCCCCGATCCGATGTTGACCAAGGACACCACCTACGAGCGACGGGGCGCGCTGCATTTCCAGAGCGATCCCACCCGCTCGGCGAAGCTGTTCGACGACACCGGCACCGACCTGGTGGCGATGGCCAAGGCCAGCGTCTACGAGGCGAAAGACGCCGCGGGCGCCAAGTCCGTCGTCGACGAGTTCTACGACGAGGTGTCGCCGAAGGCCAAGCCGGCCAACCCGGTGCGCAACATGCCCGACAGCCGCTGCATGCAGCTCGAGGACCGCAGCTTCTACTGCCTGGCCACCGCAGACCACTATGCAATCGAGGCCGCCGGGCCCAACCTGCTCGACGCCCAGCAGTTGACGGCGGCGCAGTACGTCATGCTGTTGAGCTGA
- a CDS encoding TetR/AcrR family transcriptional regulator gives MQDSATRRETQRENTRARLLDAAIVEFQRAGAQSADINAIVKAAGVARSTFYFHFPTKEHVLLELIRRDETQLANELGPFLDTRPNLPAVLKTIVELILDLESRWGTSLFRDVIGLYFSPTLPEREQWTNHPIFVLLAAEIERARIRGELYDDVDAYHSAAFFFLGVYALLTTVGEFRSERDLALEKFVKSTLRSLQPGT, from the coding sequence GTGCAGGACAGTGCGACCCGGCGGGAAACTCAGCGCGAAAACACCCGCGCGCGGCTACTGGACGCCGCCATCGTGGAGTTCCAGCGGGCCGGCGCCCAGTCGGCCGACATCAACGCCATCGTCAAGGCGGCCGGGGTGGCGCGCAGTACCTTCTACTTCCACTTTCCGACCAAGGAGCACGTGCTGCTCGAGTTGATCCGGCGAGACGAGACGCAACTCGCCAACGAACTGGGCCCGTTCCTCGACACCCGCCCGAACCTGCCCGCCGTGTTGAAGACGATCGTCGAGTTGATACTGGACCTGGAAAGCCGTTGGGGCACATCGCTGTTCCGCGACGTCATCGGCCTCTACTTCTCACCGACCCTGCCGGAGCGAGAACAGTGGACCAACCACCCGATATTCGTGCTGCTCGCCGCGGAGATCGAACGCGCACGCATCCGCGGCGAGCTCTACGACGACGTCGACGCCTACCACAGCGCGGCGTTCTTCTTCCTCGGCGTCTACGCCCTGCTGACCACCGTCGGAGAATTCCGATCCGAACGCGACCTTGCACTGGAGAAGTTCGTCAAGAGCACGCTGCGCAGCCTGCAACCAGGGACGTAG
- a CDS encoding DUF3662 and FHA domain-containing protein — translation MGLVDRIERKLESTVGDAFARVFGGAIVPQEVEAMLRREADAGAREILGGRVLAPNDYVITLSVPDYQKVSADPDLTSATFAKHLEGYIHEQGWQTYADVVVRFEQSSNLHTGQFRARGAVNPDSTTGEPAPPPRELSSNAESGVPPMSDNPSYRGGQGPGRPADEPYDDRYDRSQDSRGQYPPQDQAGYPPPPPPPAPPGEPGYPPRQGGYPEQGGYPDQGGYPEQGGYPDQGGYPPSSYEQRPPAGYAPPAAGGYPDQGYRQAPAGYGPPPGGQPGYGAPGADYDYGRGPARPDEGYGRPEPRPGYPDQGGYPDQGGYPDQGGYGGGYGRQDQGYGAPDYGRYGEQAGGYAEPGYGEPAGGGYDYGQPAGYGAGYGQADYAATAVTLQLDDGSGRTYQLREGSNVIGRGQDAQFRLPDTGVSRRHLEIRWDGQVALLSDLNSTNGTTVNNAPVQEWQLADGDVIRLGHSEIIVRVH, via the coding sequence ATGGGTCTGGTCGACCGCATCGAGCGCAAGCTCGAGTCGACCGTCGGCGACGCGTTCGCCCGGGTGTTCGGCGGGGCGATCGTCCCGCAGGAAGTCGAGGCGATGCTGCGCCGGGAGGCCGACGCCGGTGCGCGGGAGATCCTCGGCGGCCGGGTTTTGGCTCCGAACGACTACGTCATTACGCTCAGTGTGCCTGACTATCAGAAGGTGAGCGCCGACCCCGACCTGACATCAGCGACTTTCGCCAAGCACTTGGAGGGCTACATCCATGAGCAGGGATGGCAAACATATGCTGATGTCGTCGTCAGGTTCGAACAGTCTTCCAACCTGCACACCGGACAGTTTCGCGCGCGTGGTGCGGTCAATCCTGACTCGACCACTGGCGAGCCCGCCCCACCACCTCGAGAACTCTCGTCTAACGCAGAATCAGGAGTACCACCGATGAGCGACAACCCGAGCTACCGCGGCGGTCAGGGACCGGGGCGGCCTGCCGACGAACCCTATGACGACCGGTACGACCGGTCGCAGGACTCGCGCGGTCAGTATCCCCCGCAGGATCAGGCCGGTTACCCACCACCGCCGCCGCCCCCAGCGCCGCCGGGCGAGCCCGGCTATCCCCCGCGCCAGGGCGGCTACCCAGAGCAGGGCGGCTATCCGGACCAGGGCGGCTATCCCGAGCAGGGCGGCTATCCCGACCAGGGCGGCTATCCGCCGTCGTCGTACGAGCAGCGCCCGCCCGCGGGCTACGCGCCGCCGGCCGCTGGCGGCTATCCCGACCAGGGCTACCGGCAGGCACCCGCGGGCTACGGCCCGCCTCCTGGGGGTCAGCCGGGCTACGGCGCGCCCGGCGCCGACTACGACTACGGCCGCGGACCGGCCCGGCCCGACGAGGGCTACGGCAGGCCCGAACCGCGGCCCGGCTATCCCGACCAGGGCGGTTACCCCGATCAGGGCGGGTATCCCGACCAGGGCGGTTACGGCGGCGGCTACGGCCGCCAGGACCAGGGCTACGGCGCCCCTGACTACGGTCGCTACGGCGAGCAGGCCGGCGGTTACGCCGAACCCGGCTACGGCGAGCCCGCCGGCGGCGGTTACGACTACGGTCAGCCCGCCGGCTACGGCGCCGGCTACGGGCAGGCCGACTACGCCGCCACGGCGGTCACGCTGCAGCTCGACGACGGCAGCGGGCGCACCTATCAGCTGCGCGAAGGCTCCAACGTCATCGGCCGCGGCCAGGACGCGCAGTTCCGGCTGCCCGACACCGGGGTGTCCCGCCGCCACCTGGAGATCCGGTGGGACGGGCAGGTGGCGCTGCTGTCGGACCTCAACTCCACCAACG
- a CDS encoding thioesterase family protein, which translates to MTTAFFTRDGNAFVPGPLAQGPWGQTISGNYVGGLLGHVLERDAGEPDFQPTRLTVDLFRPAALAPVSVRTTVVRAGRRLKLVDALMQQDDKVVARGTALFLRRGEQPADEIWTSPVTMPEPPPTPDPIPPGLSTLVWTYGRHEREPGPGEGLSNWQHSGPKHIWVRDFRPLVTGEELTPFTRAAMAGDMVSSLTHFGPSGLQWINADYTLTLARLPKGPYLGLAALTHYSDAGVATGSATLVDEHGPIGSGVANALSNPGFAPPRM; encoded by the coding sequence GTGACGACCGCGTTTTTCACCCGCGACGGAAATGCGTTCGTACCCGGCCCACTCGCGCAGGGCCCCTGGGGACAGACGATCAGCGGGAACTACGTCGGCGGCCTGCTCGGCCATGTGCTCGAACGCGACGCGGGCGAACCCGACTTCCAGCCCACCCGGTTGACCGTCGACCTGTTCCGGCCCGCCGCGCTGGCGCCGGTGAGCGTCCGGACCACCGTGGTCCGTGCGGGCCGCCGGCTGAAGCTAGTCGACGCCTTGATGCAACAGGACGACAAGGTCGTCGCCCGGGGCACCGCACTGTTCCTTCGCCGCGGTGAACAACCCGCCGACGAGATCTGGACCTCCCCCGTCACGATGCCCGAGCCGCCGCCGACACCGGATCCCATCCCGCCCGGGTTGTCGACCCTGGTGTGGACCTACGGCAGACACGAGCGCGAACCGGGTCCCGGCGAAGGCCTGTCGAACTGGCAGCACTCCGGGCCCAAGCACATCTGGGTGCGCGATTTCCGTCCGCTGGTCACCGGCGAAGAGCTCACCCCGTTCACCCGCGCGGCGATGGCCGGGGACATGGTCAGCTCGTTGACGCACTTCGGGCCGAGCGGTCTGCAGTGGATCAACGCCGACTACACGCTGACGCTGGCCCGCCTGCCGAAGGGTCCGTACCTGGGGCTGGCGGCGCTGACGCACTACAGCGACGCGGGCGTGGCCACCGGCAGCGCAACGCTGGTCGACGAGCACGGCCCGATCGGCAGCGGCGTGGCCAACGCGCTGTCCAACCCCGGCTTCGCCCCGCCGCGGATGTGA
- a CDS encoding pyridoxamine 5'-phosphate oxidase family protein: MSAHFTAEDRELLERPLHGFFTVAAGPTPPQPRPVWFEVTRDGALQLFTAPDTPKVRQLERDGRASLVVAAPVGERERWVSATGPTTMERDGARELVERLGARYWDTTDPVRANELAAMLAEDWVRIVIHPEKVSRAAI; this comes from the coding sequence GTGAGCGCACACTTCACCGCCGAGGATCGAGAGCTACTCGAGCGGCCGCTGCACGGGTTCTTCACCGTGGCTGCCGGGCCGACGCCGCCGCAACCCAGACCGGTCTGGTTCGAGGTGACCCGCGACGGCGCACTCCAATTGTTCACCGCGCCAGACACTCCCAAGGTGCGGCAGCTGGAGCGTGACGGCCGGGCATCGCTGGTCGTCGCCGCGCCGGTGGGCGAGCGTGAGCGTTGGGTGTCGGCCACCGGACCGACCACGATGGAACGCGACGGGGCGCGCGAACTGGTGGAACGGCTGGGGGCTCGTTACTGGGACACGACGGATCCGGTGCGCGCCAACGAACTCGCCGCGATGCTCGCCGAAGACTGGGTGCGCATCGTCATCCATCCGGAGAAGGTCAGCCGCGCGGCGATCTGA